Proteins from one Arcobacter sp. F155 genomic window:
- a CDS encoding bile acid:sodium symporter family protein has protein sequence MLKKITALFPIWAIVFSIIAYLQPSIVVDFKSWIIPLLILIMFCMGITLKVDDFKRVLKKPKIIALTVALQFLIMPLAAFVISKLFNLSDELLVGMVLVGAVSGGTASNVIAYLAKADVALSITMTIVSTLLSILITPYLTLLYVGQTVPVPAFSMLLSILKIVFVPVVVGIILNHFFHKYIEKRHDLFAFFSIVSIVFIIGIIIGLNQSKIATIALPLMLAIMLHNFSGLLSGYYISKLFGYSKKECKTVAIEVGMQNSGLAVVLSMKYFTALSALPGAIFSIWHNISGSIIAGYWSKEDEH, from the coding sequence ATGCTTAAAAAAATAACCGCTCTTTTCCCTATTTGGGCAATTGTTTTTTCAATAATTGCCTATTTACAACCTAGTATAGTAGTTGATTTTAAATCTTGGATTATCCCTTTACTTATCTTGATAATGTTTTGCATGGGAATTACTTTAAAAGTAGATGATTTTAAAAGGGTTTTGAAAAAACCTAAAATCATAGCTTTAACTGTTGCTTTACAGTTTTTGATTATGCCCCTTGCTGCTTTTGTTATCTCAAAACTTTTTAACCTTTCAGATGAATTACTTGTTGGTATGGTTTTAGTTGGTGCTGTTTCAGGTGGAACTGCTTCAAATGTAATTGCATATTTAGCGAAAGCTGATGTTGCTTTATCTATTACTATGACTATTGTTTCAACACTTTTATCTATACTTATTACACCATATTTAACGCTACTTTATGTGGGACAAACAGTTCCTGTTCCTGCTTTTAGTATGTTATTGAGTATTTTAAAAATCGTATTTGTCCCAGTTGTGGTTGGGATTATTTTAAATCACTTCTTCCATAAATATATAGAAAAGAGACATGATTTATTTGCATTTTTCTCTATAGTTTCTATTGTATTTATAATTGGAATTATAATAGGACTTAACCAAAGTAAAATAGCAACTATTGCATTACCTTTAATGCTTGCAATCATGCTTCATAACTTCTCTGGACTTTTATCAGGATATTATATTTCTAAACTTTTTGGCTACAGCAAAAAAGAGTGTAAAACAGTAGCTATTGAAGTTGGTATGCAAAACTCAGGTTTAGCAGTAGTCTTATCAATGAAGTATTTTACTGCTTTAAGTGCTTTACCAGGAGCTATCTTTAGTATTTGGCATAATATTTCTGGTTCGATTATCGCTGGATATTGGTCAAAAGAAGATGAACACTAA
- a CDS encoding glycosyltransferase: protein MNRLLYITDQDEYTDHSFIGPLFEKHLNNYIHTDIVYFSEFKTELEKKDDRRFVLPKQEETKILNLFENAGISPSEYDYIIVRNNADILKAVLQQSKTYNYKVGYRLSFPKDVEKMEVDKANNKSSFLKYLNTTINSFSETKYINQCDIFLPSSDLMKEEYYEAVKVKTFICPPCLDPDELKENKQHQSNEKRFFYAGTIDKLRDFETVINAFDSVKSSSWKLTISTKNPENAKAIISSFPTLENKINIVNAKTKEELLKYISEADVGICVLPDIPLFSTSTPIKIMDYYSTAIPCLMTNNANNYTLFTDDYDAWFCKFDKYSIKTRLEEIIDLSKEEVENVGKKGQTRLLEIRNYKKVASKLAETLELL from the coding sequence ATGAATAGGCTTCTTTATATTACAGACCAAGATGAGTACACTGACCACAGTTTTATTGGCCCTTTGTTTGAAAAACATTTAAATAATTATATCCATACTGATATAGTTTACTTCAGTGAATTTAAAACTGAACTAGAAAAAAAAGATGATAGACGTTTTGTTTTACCCAAACAAGAAGAGACAAAAATCTTAAATTTGTTTGAAAATGCAGGTATTAGTCCAAGTGAATATGACTATATTATAGTTAGAAATAATGCTGATATTTTAAAAGCAGTTTTACAACAAAGTAAAACCTACAACTATAAAGTTGGATATAGACTCTCATTTCCAAAAGATGTTGAGAAAATGGAAGTTGATAAAGCAAACAATAAATCTAGCTTTTTAAAATATCTAAATACTACCATTAACAGTTTTTCTGAAACAAAATATATAAATCAATGTGATATATTCTTGCCTTCTTCTGATTTGATGAAAGAAGAATATTATGAAGCAGTAAAAGTAAAGACTTTTATCTGTCCTCCTTGTTTAGACCCAGATGAACTAAAAGAGAACAAACAACATCAATCAAATGAAAAAAGATTTTTCTACGCAGGAACAATCGACAAACTAAGGGATTTTGAAACAGTTATAAATGCCTTTGATAGTGTAAAAAGTTCTTCATGGAAACTAACAATCTCAACAAAAAACCCTGAAAATGCAAAAGCTATAATAAGCTCTTTTCCTACTTTGGAAAACAAAATAAATATTGTAAATGCTAAAACAAAAGAAGAGTTATTAAAATATATCTCAGAAGCAGATGTTGGAATTTGTGTTTTACCTGATATTCCACTATTTAGTACTTCTACACCTATTAAAATTATGGATTATTATTCAACAGCAATTCCATGTCTTATGACAAATAATGCAAACAACTATACTCTGTTTACAGATGATTATGATGCTTGGTTCTGTAAATTTGATAAATACTCTATAAAAACTAGACTTGAAGAGATAATTGATTTATCAAAAGAAGAGGTTGAAAATGTTGGTAAAAAAGGTCAAACTAGACTTTTAGAGATAAGAAACTATAAAAAAGTTGCGAGTAAATTAGCTGAAACACTAGAGCTTTTATAA
- a CDS encoding amino acid ABC transporter permease, with product MSKKHQSWAQNKNLGHLIALAFYLAVGYFFYLAAANMNYVWKWNSIPKYFVYEQSVNIEAPIDGKLVLKDENYFIEGTDTVQLENLDSSFLLEYKVGEYVYQFDIVASKSETKIGPVLQGLWVTLKISFFAAILTFIIGIIVALMKLSTYQFLKDIATVYITLVRGTPLLVQIFLFYFIVANIFELDRFIAGVLALGIFFGAYMAEVLRGAIQSIDKGQLEAASSLGISKTQAMRYIILPQAFKRALPTLVGEMIALVKDSSLVSVIAITDLTKVGKEIVANTFSPFETWIVVALVYLSITSLLSFIGHRLEKKMALKGGMS from the coding sequence ATGAGTAAAAAACATCAATCTTGGGCACAAAATAAGAATCTAGGGCATTTAATTGCTCTAGCTTTTTATCTAGCAGTTGGATATTTCTTTTATCTAGCAGCAGCAAACATGAACTATGTTTGGAAATGGAACTCTATCCCTAAATACTTTGTTTATGAGCAAAGTGTAAATATTGAAGCTCCTATAGATGGAAAACTAGTATTAAAAGATGAAAACTATTTTATTGAAGGAACTGATACAGTTCAGTTAGAAAATTTAGATAGTAGTTTTTTATTAGAGTATAAAGTAGGAGAATATGTATATCAGTTTGATATTGTTGCATCAAAAAGTGAAACTAAAATTGGTCCTGTATTACAAGGACTTTGGGTAACACTTAAGATATCATTCTTTGCTGCAATTCTTACTTTTATAATAGGTATTATAGTTGCACTTATGAAACTATCTACTTATCAGTTCTTAAAAGATATTGCGACGGTTTATATTACACTAGTTAGGGGAACACCTTTACTTGTGCAAATCTTCTTATTCTATTTTATAGTTGCAAATATTTTTGAGCTTGATAGATTTATTGCTGGTGTATTAGCCCTTGGGATTTTCTTTGGTGCTTATATGGCAGAGGTTTTAAGAGGTGCTATTCAATCTATTGATAAAGGGCAACTTGAAGCTGCTAGTTCATTAGGTATTTCTAAAACTCAGGCTATGAGATATATTATTTTACCTCAAGCATTTAAAAGAGCTTTACCAACATTAGTTGGTGAAATGATTGCTTTAGTTAAAGATTCATCTTTAGTTTCTGTAATTGCAATTACAGATTTAACTAAAGTAGGTAAAGAGATTGTTGCAAATACTTTCTCTCCCTTTGAGACTTGGATTGTGGTTGCTTTAGTTTATCTAAGTATTACTTCTTTGTTAAGTTTCATTGGACATAGATTAGAGAAAAAAATGGCTTTAAAAGGCGGAATGAGTTAA
- a CDS encoding RidA family protein has product MKEIISTPNAPSAIGPYNQGTSFGDLVFLSGQIPLDPQTMELVGGDDVQAQTKQVMENLKAVLEEANSSFDNVLKTTCYLSDMDNFVAFNEIYAQYFKAETAPARATVAVRTLPKNVLVEVDVIAHKN; this is encoded by the coding sequence ATGAAAGAAATTATCTCAACACCAAATGCACCTTCAGCAATTGGACCATATAACCAAGGAACATCTTTTGGTGATTTAGTATTCTTATCTGGACAAATTCCATTAGACCCACAAACTATGGAACTAGTTGGAGGAGATGATGTACAAGCTCAAACAAAACAAGTAATGGAAAACTTAAAAGCAGTATTAGAAGAAGCAAACTCATCTTTTGATAATGTACTTAAAACAACTTGTTATTTATCTGATATGGATAACTTTGTAGCTTTCAATGAAATCTATGCACAATATTTCAAAGCTGAAACAGCTCCTGCAAGAGCTACAGTTGCAGTTAGAACTTTACCAAAAAACGTATTAGTTGAGGTAGATGTAATAGCTCATAAAAACTAG
- a CDS encoding amino acid ABC transporter ATP-binding protein, whose protein sequence is MINMNKINKFYDDFHVLKNINFYVKKGEIVVVCGPSGSGKSTLIRCINGLEDIDEGEIIVDDIDIHKSKKNLQEIRGEVGMVFQHFNLFPHLTILENITLAPSLVKNVNKDEAKKIALELLDKVKLKDKANSYPADLSGGQKQRVAIARSLAMKPKVILFDEPTSALDPETIGDVLAVMKDLAKENFTLVCVTHEMGFAKEVGDRIVFMDHGVIVEENTPEEFFAHPKSDRAKKFLKEILTH, encoded by the coding sequence ATTATTAATATGAATAAAATTAATAAATTTTATGACGACTTTCATGTTTTAAAAAATATTAATTTTTATGTAAAGAAGGGTGAAATTGTTGTTGTTTGTGGACCATCAGGTTCTGGTAAATCAACACTAATTAGATGTATCAATGGACTAGAAGACATCGATGAAGGTGAAATCATAGTTGATGATATCGACATTCATAAAAGTAAAAAGAACCTACAAGAGATTAGAGGTGAAGTTGGAATGGTTTTTCAGCACTTTAATCTATTTCCTCATTTAACTATTTTAGAAAATATTACACTAGCTCCATCTTTAGTTAAAAATGTAAATAAAGATGAAGCAAAAAAGATTGCTTTAGAACTACTTGATAAAGTAAAACTAAAAGATAAAGCTAACTCATATCCTGCTGATTTAAGTGGTGGACAAAAACAAAGAGTTGCCATAGCAAGAAGTTTAGCAATGAAACCAAAAGTTATACTTTTTGATGAGCCTACATCAGCTCTTGACCCAGAAACAATTGGTGATGTACTTGCAGTTATGAAAGATTTAGCAAAAGAGAACTTTACTTTAGTTTGTGTTACTCATGAGATGGGTTTTGCAAAAGAAGTAGGGGATAGAATTGTATTTATGGACCACGGAGTTATCGTTGAAGAGAATACTCCAGAAGAGTTTTTTGCACATCCAAAAAGTGATAGAGCAAAGAAATTCTTAAAAGAGATATTAACACATTAA
- a CDS encoding transporter substrate-binding domain-containing protein — MKKLVLALMVFATMNLLADDINLWKKSTLNEIVKRGELRACLDPGYMPFEMKDKRGRIIGYDIDFGKKMAKEMGVKFVPVSTAWDGIIASLLTGKCDIIMSAMTITQQRNLKINFADPYVVIGQTVLIDKKLQGKITDATQLDKKGYTIVTKLGVTGEIVAKKFFKNAKVVTFETEADAAAEVLNGKADAFIYDQPYNILFMSDKGKGKLVHLDTPLTYEPLGWAIRKGDPDFLNWLNNFLRQAKEDKLVDFHGKLNKKWLQDTDWLKRVQ; from the coding sequence GTGAAGAAATTAGTATTAGCTTTAATGGTATTTGCAACTATGAACTTACTTGCAGATGACATTAATCTTTGGAAGAAGTCTACGTTAAATGAGATTGTTAAAAGAGGGGAATTAAGAGCTTGTTTAGACCCAGGATATATGCCTTTTGAAATGAAAGACAAAAGAGGTAGAATCATTGGTTATGATATCGATTTTGGTAAAAAAATGGCAAAAGAAATGGGTGTAAAATTTGTACCTGTATCAACTGCATGGGATGGAATTATTGCATCACTTTTAACAGGTAAATGTGATATTATCATGTCTGCAATGACTATTACTCAACAAAGAAACTTAAAAATTAACTTTGCTGACCCATATGTTGTAATTGGACAAACTGTTTTAATTGACAAAAAATTACAAGGTAAAATTACTGACGCTACACAATTAGACAAAAAAGGTTATACAATAGTTACTAAACTTGGTGTAACTGGTGAAATTGTTGCAAAGAAATTCTTCAAAAATGCAAAAGTAGTTACTTTTGAAACAGAAGCAGATGCAGCAGCAGAAGTATTAAATGGAAAAGCAGATGCATTTATCTATGACCAACCATATAATATTCTATTTATGTCTGATAAAGGTAAAGGTAAATTAGTACACTTAGATACTCCATTAACTTATGAGCCATTAGGGTGGGCTATTAGAAAAGGTGACCCTGATTTCCTTAACTGGTTAAACAACTTCTTAAGACAAGCAAAAGAAGACAAACTTGTTGATTTCCATGGAAAATTAAATAAGAAATGGTTACAAGATACAGATTGGTTAAAAAGAGTTCAATAA
- a CDS encoding NUDIX domain-containing protein produces the protein MLDSYNGITINKENLPDTKEEFELNLDLLIDEVKSRRNLIWMYIDIKDSQFIPLATQRGFFFHSCDEDYVLVVKRLKENAIIPTPANHTLGVGAVVINENNEILVIKEKISTVGYKLPGGHVDNAEMISNALAREVYEETGVRVEFESVVSLGHFYPHQFHKSNLYVLCLAKPLTHEINIFDTDEVIDAKWVDVNEYLNDENVLTYSKAIVNAALSTKGFKIDNEPLSHIKKEMELFFPLGKQSIIQKK, from the coding sequence ATCTTAGACTCATACAATGGAATAACTATCAATAAAGAAAACCTTCCTGATACTAAAGAAGAGTTTGAATTAAATCTTGATTTGCTAATAGATGAAGTTAAATCAAGAAGAAATCTTATTTGGATGTATATAGATATAAAAGATTCGCAGTTTATTCCTCTTGCTACGCAAAGAGGTTTTTTCTTTCACTCTTGTGATGAAGATTATGTATTAGTAGTAAAAAGACTAAAAGAGAATGCAATAATTCCAACACCTGCAAATCATACTTTAGGTGTGGGAGCAGTTGTAATAAATGAAAACAATGAAATACTTGTAATAAAAGAGAAAATATCAACTGTTGGATATAAACTTCCAGGTGGACATGTAGATAATGCAGAGATGATTTCTAATGCACTTGCAAGGGAAGTTTATGAAGAAACAGGGGTAAGAGTAGAGTTTGAGTCAGTTGTGTCTTTAGGGCACTTCTATCCTCACCAATTTCATAAATCAAATCTTTATGTACTGTGTTTAGCAAAACCTCTTACCCATGAGATAAATATATTTGATACAGATGAGGTAATAGATGCTAAATGGGTAGATGTAAATGAGTATCTAAATGATGAGAATGTATTAACTTACTCAAAAGCTATAGTAAATGCTGCATTAAGTACTAAAGGTTTTAAAATAGATAATGAACCTCTTAGTCATATAAAAAAAGAAATGGAATTATTCTTTCCTTTAGGAAAACAGAGTATAATCCAAAAAAAATAA
- a CDS encoding FIST N-terminal domain-containing protein — protein sequence MNVTVAFLETSKQLENFNFSNKNKYLILCTQNSKLDLEKLNSLNIEYYGAIFPKLIFKNKIFEDGYLICILKNNVHIEFIEDMNTHEFDNSTLSNYNTLITIIDGLSDYNTAFLENMYEHTNINSTIIGGGAGTFEENKKHLFNNNGFYSNSSIIVMIDNIIDIGVSGGWQVLDGPFVVTSSKGKLLKELDYKSAFELYKVAIEKDLGKKVELKDFYSLMKDYPLGIVKNDEKYILRDPISFQKDFLHLAGDIENNSVINILKAKESDLLESTASTRNQVLQKGAKHLMIFECVSRLEYLTVNSYSKQLRELNKCESIKSVFGVISIGEVANSGEKYIDLLNKSCVIGGICH from the coding sequence ATGAATGTAACAGTTGCCTTTTTAGAAACATCTAAACAGTTAGAAAACTTCAACTTTTCAAATAAAAATAAATACTTAATTTTATGTACTCAAAATAGTAAACTTGATTTAGAAAAACTCAATAGTTTAAATATAGAGTATTATGGTGCAATCTTTCCTAAACTAATATTTAAAAATAAAATATTTGAAGATGGTTATTTGATTTGTATTTTAAAAAACAATGTTCATATTGAGTTTATAGAAGATATGAATACCCATGAGTTTGATAATTCAACATTAAGTAATTATAATACTTTGATTACGATTATTGATGGGCTATCAGATTATAATACAGCTTTCTTAGAAAATATGTATGAACATACAAATATCAACTCTACTATTATTGGTGGTGGAGCTGGAACATTTGAAGAGAATAAAAAACATCTTTTTAATAATAATGGCTTTTACTCAAACTCTTCTATTATAGTGATGATTGATAATATTATAGATATAGGTGTAAGTGGAGGATGGCAAGTTTTAGATGGACCTTTTGTTGTTACATCATCTAAAGGAAAACTTCTTAAAGAGTTAGATTATAAAAGTGCTTTTGAATTGTATAAAGTTGCAATAGAAAAAGACCTTGGTAAAAAAGTTGAATTAAAAGATTTTTATAGTTTAATGAAAGATTATCCTCTTGGAATAGTAAAAAATGATGAGAAATATATCTTAAGAGACCCAATCTCTTTTCAAAAAGATTTTTTACATCTAGCAGGGGATATTGAAAACAATAGTGTAATCAATATCTTAAAAGCAAAAGAGAGTGATCTTTTAGAGTCAACAGCAAGTACAAGAAATCAAGTACTACAAAAAGGTGCTAAACACTTAATGATATTTGAGTGTGTATCAAGACTGGAGTATCTAACAGTAAATAGCTACTCTAAGCAATTAAGAGAGCTAAACAAGTGTGAGTCAATCAAAAGTGTCTTTGGTGTGATTAGCATAGGTGAAGTAGCAAACTCTGGTGAAAAATATATTGACTTACTAAATAAAAGTTGTGTAATAGGTGGAATATGTCATTAA
- a CDS encoding dihydrofolate reductase, producing the protein MKISMIVAYGKNWEIGLNNQMLWHISEDFKNFKAITSGHHILMGRKTFESIGKPLPNRTSLVLSRGEFEQEGVYTFNQIQKALDFARANGEEELFVIGGANIYETMFDYVDKMYLSEVDFDGEADAFLKEIDFSSWDLVEQKEYEEIKEGDKVKSPAWKFKVWVKKD; encoded by the coding sequence ATGAAAATTTCAATGATAGTAGCCTATGGAAAAAACTGGGAAATAGGTTTAAACAATCAAATGTTATGGCATATAAGTGAAGATTTTAAAAACTTCAAAGCCATAACTTCAGGTCACCATATTCTAATGGGAAGAAAAACTTTTGAATCAATTGGAAAGCCCCTTCCAAATAGAACTTCACTTGTATTAAGTAGAGGTGAGTTTGAACAAGAGGGTGTTTATACTTTTAACCAGATACAAAAAGCTTTAGATTTTGCAAGGGCAAATGGTGAAGAAGAACTATTTGTAATTGGCGGAGCAAATATCTATGAAACTATGTTTGACTATGTTGATAAAATGTATTTAAGTGAAGTTGATTTTGATGGTGAAGCTGACGCTTTTCTAAAAGAGATTGATTTCTCTTCTTGGGATTTAGTAGAACAAAAAGAGTATGAAGAGATAAAAGAGGGTGATAAAGTTAAATCACCAGCTTGGAAATTTAAAGTTTGGGTTAAAAAAGATTAA
- a CDS encoding sensor histidine kinase produces the protein MSLTKLSVSYKCVNSIGNSLNLEEMMEEFLRTFIKETGAISGSFFVNRSLDLCEEVASLGKKNLFNIESIKKRLEDETLILEEVDENIKLLAYKVKKGCLIFLYSCENDFDFITSILESLKNKIEINIDSCLNVENLKEQIEEATKENLEKERQLFEQLKMSQMGELIGNIAHQWRQPLNIISTATSGMQIKKELDILTDEDFKEYTKSILENSSYLSGTIDEFRDYIKDSNKEKEIIVQDRLKMATEMLRSSFSLESINIIEEFVEEEKLHFKLVLGDLLQVLITIFNNAKEALVEKDDLEYKWIKYSLRKTDYTIKITIEDNAGGVNEKIKDKIFNPYFTTKHQARGTGIGLYSAYGIIVNKLDGKLYVKNTEFGAKFYIELPLNVNYII, from the coding sequence ATGTCATTAACAAAATTGTCTGTATCTTATAAGTGTGTAAACTCTATAGGAAATAGTTTAAATCTAGAAGAGATGATGGAAGAGTTCTTAAGAACTTTTATTAAAGAAACAGGTGCGATAAGTGGTTCTTTTTTTGTAAATAGAAGTTTAGACTTATGTGAAGAGGTTGCCTCATTAGGAAAGAAAAATCTTTTTAATATAGAAAGTATTAAAAAAAGACTAGAAGATGAGACTCTTATTTTAGAAGAAGTGGATGAGAATATAAAACTATTAGCATATAAGGTAAAAAAAGGCTGTTTGATTTTTCTTTATTCTTGTGAGAATGATTTTGATTTTATTACTTCTATTTTAGAGAGTCTAAAAAACAAAATAGAGATAAATATTGACTCATGTTTAAATGTTGAAAATTTAAAAGAGCAAATAGAAGAAGCTACAAAAGAGAACCTAGAAAAAGAGAGACAACTATTTGAACAACTAAAAATGTCACAAATGGGTGAACTAATAGGAAATATAGCTCATCAATGGAGACAACCATTAAATATCATCTCAACTGCAACAAGTGGAATGCAAATCAAAAAAGAGCTAGATATACTTACTGATGAAGATTTTAAAGAGTACACAAAAAGTATTTTAGAAAACTCAAGTTATCTGTCTGGAACAATAGATGAGTTTAGAGACTATATAAAAGATAGTAATAAAGAAAAAGAGATAATTGTACAAGATAGACTAAAAATGGCAACTGAGATGTTAAGGTCATCTTTTAGTTTAGAAAGTATAAATATCATTGAAGAGTTTGTAGAAGAAGAGAAACTACATTTTAAACTTGTATTAGGGGATTTATTACAGGTTCTGATTACTATCTTTAACAATGCAAAAGAAGCCTTGGTAGAAAAAGATGATTTAGAATACAAGTGGATAAAGTATAGTTTACGAAAAACAGACTATACTATTAAGATAACTATAGAAGATAATGCAGGTGGAGTAAATGAAAAGATAAAAGATAAAATCTTTAATCCATACTTTACTACAAAACATCAAGCCAGAGGAACAGGGATTGGTCTTTACTCTGCATATGGTATAATCGTAAATAAATTAGATGGTAAACTGTATGTAAAAAACACTGAATTTGGAGCGAAATTTTATATAGAGTTACCACTAAATGTAAATTATATTATATAA
- a CDS encoding MarC family protein, protein MEILSNFIQQTITIFAIMDPIGISALALSLLSPNITKTQISTIARKSTFTIIIAFFVVLITGDAILKIFGIGENSLKVMGGIILLMMAISMVNGSAKEGKKDDDKSDEELSVIPIGIPIAFGAGLFTTIIIFKHDAETFVDLVSITLAFCINAFLFYLILKNSIYIRKFFGATGQNVVTKLMGLIVGAIAVQFIISGIVSLTKLYL, encoded by the coding sequence TTGGAAATATTATCTAATTTTATCCAACAAACTATTACTATCTTTGCTATTATGGACCCAATAGGGATTAGTGCATTAGCACTATCTTTATTGAGCCCAAATATTACAAAAACACAAATATCTACAATTGCTAGAAAATCTACATTTACTATTATTATCGCATTTTTTGTAGTTTTAATTACAGGTGATGCTATCTTAAAGATTTTTGGTATTGGTGAAAATTCACTTAAAGTTATGGGTGGAATTATTCTACTTATGATGGCAATTTCAATGGTAAATGGTAGTGCAAAAGAGGGTAAAAAAGATGATGACAAAAGTGACGAAGAACTTTCTGTTATTCCAATAGGTATTCCTATAGCTTTTGGGGCTGGACTATTTACTACTATTATTATTTTTAAACATGATGCTGAAACATTTGTTGATTTAGTATCTATTACTCTTGCATTTTGTATAAATGCATTTTTATTTTATCTGATATTAAAAAACTCAATTTATATTAGAAAATTCTTTGGTGCTACAGGACAAAATGTAGTTACTAAACTTATGGGATTGATTGTTGGAGCTATTGCTGTACAATTTATAATCTCAGGAATTGTTAGCCTAACTAAACTCTATTTATAA
- a CDS encoding thymidylate synthase, giving the protein MKQYLDLLQHILDNGIKKEDRTGTGTTSVFGYQMRFDLNEGFPLVTTKKTHLKAIISELLWFIEGSTDERRLAEIHYGDKASNLIGKKTVWTANADAQGKDLGYTNTDTIKELGPVYGSQWRSWIGADGKPHDQLATVINQIKNNPDSRRIILNAWNVAEIENMALPPCHTFFQFYVAEGKLSCQLYQRSADVFLGVPFNIASYALLTMMIAQVCDLEVGDFVHTFGDAHIYSNHMEQVNLQLSRTPHKKPTMKINSDIKDINDFKMEDFELVDYVCDEPIKAQMAV; this is encoded by the coding sequence TTGAAACAATACTTAGATTTACTACAACATATTTTAGATAATGGTATTAAAAAAGAAGATAGAACAGGTACGGGAACTACTTCTGTTTTTGGTTATCAAATGAGATTTGATTTAAATGAAGGTTTTCCCCTTGTAACTACAAAAAAGACTCACTTAAAAGCTATTATTTCTGAGCTTCTTTGGTTTATAGAAGGAAGTACAGATGAAAGAAGGCTTGCAGAGATTCATTATGGTGATAAAGCTTCAAACTTAATTGGTAAAAAAACAGTTTGGACTGCAAACGCAGATGCTCAAGGAAAAGATTTAGGATATACAAATACAGATACTATAAAAGAGCTTGGTCCTGTATATGGGAGCCAATGGAGGTCTTGGATAGGAGCTGATGGAAAACCACATGACCAGTTAGCAACTGTTATTAATCAAATTAAAAACAATCCAGATAGTAGAAGAATTATTTTAAATGCTTGGAATGTAGCAGAGATAGAAAACATGGCATTACCTCCTTGTCATACTTTTTTCCAGTTTTATGTAGCAGAGGGAAAACTATCTTGTCAGTTATATCAAAGAAGTGCAGATGTGTTTTTAGGAGTACCTTTTAATATTGCTTCTTATGCACTACTTACAATGATGATTGCACAAGTTTGTGATTTAGAAGTAGGGGATTTTGTTCATACTTTTGGTGATGCACATATCTATTCAAATCATATGGAACAAGTTAATTTACAACTTAGTCGTACTCCACATAAAAAACCAACTATGAAAATCAATTCTGATATTAAAGATATAAATGATTTTAAAATGGAAGATTTTGAATTAGTTGATTATGTATGTGATGAACCAATTAAAGCACAAATGGCTGTATAA
- a CDS encoding LysE/ArgO family amino acid transporter — translation MFLDVFLKGFIVTISLIVAIGAQNAYILKLGLLKQHVGKAVLFCILSDILLISSGVLGLGFFIKDNQILINSIAIFGIIFLCYYSFLSFKSALKNESLKIDDEVKTNPLKQVLTLLFVFTYLNPHTYLDTILLIGGIGANIEDNLKLYFLLGSLLASSFWFSTLGFGARFLIPLFKKPITWKILDISIGLFMLFIAYSLIDIIK, via the coding sequence ATGTTTTTAGATGTCTTCTTAAAAGGTTTTATTGTAACAATATCTTTGATTGTTGCAATAGGAGCTCAAAATGCATATATTTTAAAACTTGGGCTTTTAAAACAGCACGTTGGAAAAGCTGTACTATTTTGTATTCTTTCAGATATTTTACTTATTTCATCAGGGGTATTAGGTTTAGGCTTTTTTATAAAAGATAATCAAATCCTTATAAACTCTATTGCAATTTTTGGAATCATATTTTTATGTTATTACTCTTTTTTATCTTTTAAGTCCGCACTTAAAAATGAGAGTTTAAAAATTGATGATGAAGTAAAAACAAATCCTTTAAAACAAGTATTAACTTTATTATTTGTTTTTACATATTTAAATCCACATACTTATCTTGATACTATTTTATTAATAGGTGGAATTGGAGCAAATATTGAAGACAATCTAAAACTATATTTTCTATTAGGTTCTTTATTAGCTTCATCTTTTTGGTTTTCTACTTTAGGTTTTGGTGCAAGATTTTTAATTCCATTATTTAAAAAGCCAATTACATGGAAAATATTAGATATTTCTATTGGTCTATTTATGCTATTTATCGCTTATTCACTGATAGATATAATTAAATAA